In the genome of Oncorhynchus clarkii lewisi isolate Uvic-CL-2024 chromosome 4, UVic_Ocla_1.0, whole genome shotgun sequence, one region contains:
- the LOC139407533 gene encoding protein saal1, translated as MEDHSVDDDNSSIRSSSPANSPVMDRNPSPPPDREGEQGGEEVDAIGETVYSKHWLFSTFTRLIQIVSEQNMGDSDAQMQLPEEDEDELCKIWDMAMDKDVAGFLQEFKAADILLGVITKSRCPRLTEICVGILGNIACFPDTCLTLSQNNDLGVVLLLLLGDTDPPTLLETSRLLLTCVSQSDVSSLWLERVRQQTSVCSSLCFIMCSSTNMDLLVKVGELVDKLFDLDEELMKTWVTAGSQPSDEDEEEEEEEEEGERRLDVASSLLEAAKQLRSESPEGLEVYLHALQLLTTIHHGIQTLAVAGGTGQALWTFLCEVVCEDLCQPDDPPFVLQEQKGLLVHALAVLSVLYACQNQEAEHSEADTLLPLVGSMLRVLQYHREVSSGHGQKEKKEEEEEEKVDEQLQALIQTTVEFLSDIITHLTKDAVCELVTRGYLTEKTCLSAVGSMLPQFSPAVQHLVFMLSEADPQLADTVRKEFPVSLSPS; from the exons ATGG AGGACCACAGCGTGGATGACGACAACTCCAGCATCCGGTCATCCTCCCCGGCGAACTCTCCTGTCATGGACCGTAACCCCTCACCACCCCcggacagagagggggagcagggcgGGGAAGAGGTGGATGCTATAGGGGAGACAGTTTATAGCAAACATTGGCTGTTCAGCACCTTTACCCGTCTGATTCAG ATTGTGTCGGAGCAGAACATGGGAGACTCTGATGCCCAGATGCAGCTACcagaggaagatgaggatgagCTGTGTAAGATCTGGGATATGGCCATGGATaag gatGTGGCTGGTTTCTTACAGGAGTTCAAAGCTGCAGATATCCTCCTGGGAGTGATCACTAAGTCTCGATGCCCTCGTCTCACT GAGATATGTGTGGGGATCCTGGGTAACATAGCCTGCTTCCCTGACACTTGTCTGACCCTCAGCCAGAACAACGACCTAGG GGTGGTGCTGTTGCTCCTTCTTGGAGACACTGATCCCCCTACACTGCTGGAGACAAGCAG ACTGCTGCTGACCTGTGTGTCCCAGAGCGATGTGTCTTCTCTGTGGCTGGAGAGGGTACGACAGCAGACCTCTGTGTGTTCCAGCCTCTGCTTCATCATGTGCAGCTCCACCAACA tggaccTGCTGGTGAAGGTGGGGGAGCTGGTTGACAAGCTGTTTGACTTGGATGAAGAGTTGATGAAGACCTGGGTCACAGCTGGATCTCAGCCCAGTGACGAAgacgaggaggaagaagaagaagaggaggagggggagagacgtCTGGACGTGGCCTCCTCGCTCCTCGAGGCTGCCAAGCAGCTAAG ATCAGAGAGTCCAGAGGGTTTAGAGGTGTACCTGCATGCCCTCCAGCTCCTCACCACTATCCATCATGGGATTCAGACACTGG CTGTTGCAGGTGGGACGGGCCAGGCTCTATGGaccttcctgtgtgaggtagtgtgTGAGGACCTGTGTCAGCCAGACGACCCTCCGTTTGTTCTCCAGGAACAGAAGGGGTTACTGGTCCATGCTCTGGCTGTCCTGTCAGTCCTGTATGCGTGTCAGAACCAGGAAGCAGAGCACAGCGAAGCAGACACGC TTTTGCCTCTAGTTGGGAGCATGTTGAGGGTGCTGCAGTACCATAGAGAGGTCAGTTCAGGACACGgacagaaggagaagaaggaggaggaggaggaggagaaggtggatGAGCAGCTCCAGGCTCTGATCCAGACAACGGTCGAGTTCCTCTCTGACATCATCACTCACCTCACCAAG GACGCGGTGTGCGAGTTGGTGACGAGAGGTTACCTAACAGAAAAGACGTGTCTGTCAGCAGTAGGCTCTATGCTCCCCCAGTTCAGCCCTGCC